The Bacillus sp. F19 DNA segment CCATTACGAATGCGATACAGCCTTTTTTGATCCAAACAGCCCTAATTACTGCAGGGTTCGGAACGGTTGCTGCAACTGAGCATTTTGGCATGCTGACTGGAGTGGCGATGACAATTGGCTTCTTTCCAGCATTTATCGCCCATTCCTTAATGATCATGCTGATTCCAAACGTTTCTGATTCATACTCAAAGCAGGATACGAAGACGCTGCGGGTTCTGCTGCAGCAATCGATGTCTTTTACGATGCTTTACGGTATACCGGCCGTTTTTATTATTTATCTCTTTGCAGAACCGCTGACATCTCTGTTTTTCTCATCTGATCAGGCAGCCTTTTATCTGAAGCTTCTGTGGCCATACTTTTTGTTTCATTTTTTCGTCATTCCCATGCAGGCTTATTTAATTGGACTTGGTCTTGTAAAAGATGCTTTTTACCATACTGTCTGGTCGCATATTGTCTCGTTTAGCATGATGTTTTTGCTTGGTTCACAGCCCTCGCTGCAAATGGCTGGGATTATTCTTGGCATGAATACAGGCATTGTGTTATTAACGCTCATGCATTATGTGACAATCTGCCAGAAAATCGGGATTACACTGTGGCTTACAGAGCGCAGAGACAGTGTTTACCGATGATTCTGAAAGATTGCAATACATTTGCTAGTTTGATAATAAGAAAAAAGATTGAAAAAGCACTTGTCCCGCTGTAAAATACGAAGATAACTTCATACGTTTTCCTTATATAATCATGGAGATATGGTCCATAAGTTTCTACCTGGCAGCCTTAAAGTGCCGGACTATAAGGAGAGTACGAACAGGTTGTCTGACGCAGAGGTCATTGTTCAAGCTTTCTTTATAAAGTCTTGAACAGAGGCCTCTTTTTTTATTTATTTTTAGATGTCAGACATCTGACCGCGCTAATCATGATTGGAAAACGAACTGATGACTTTAATAGATGGGGGCATTCATTTGACTATTTTATATGGAATCTTATCTCTTGCAGGTATATTATTTCTTGGCTGGCTTTTAAGCAGCAATCGCAAAAGCATTCCCTGGAAAACAATCGGCATTGGATTATTGCTTGAAGCTGCTTTAATTTTATTTGTCATGAAAGTGAAAGCGGGAGAGATGATCTTAGAGAAAGCGGCATTTGCTGTTCAAAAAATCATTGATTTCAGCAGCGAAGGCATTGAATTTGTGTTTGGCGGTTTTTATGGTGAAGGTTCAAACATCACATTTGTTTTTGCGATAAATGTACTTGCTGTCATTATCTTTATTTCTGCACTTATATCCGCACTTTATTATTTGAGAATTATTCCTTTTGTTGTAAGAATTATTGGTTTATCGATTGGGAAACTCCTTGGAACAACCAAGGTTGAAACGTTCAGTGCTGTCGGAAATTCCTTTTTAGGACTAGTTGAAGCACCGCTGCTGGTGCGTCCGTATTTGAAGGATTTAACACGATCCGAATTATTTGCGGTTATGGTAGGAGGCACGGCTTCTGCCAGCGGGGCGATACTTGTAGGGTATTCACTGATGGGAATCGACATGAAATATCTTCTTATCTCCGTTTTCAGCGTTCCTTTTGTTTCATTGATCATCGCCAAATTGCTTGAGCCTGAAACAGAGGTTTCCAAAACAAATGACAATGTTGCCATGGAAAAAACAAAGCATGCGAATGTATTTGAAGCGATTGCTGAAGGAGCCGTAAGCGGTGTAACTCTCGCTTTGAACATTGGAGGTCTGCTGATTGCATTTATTAGCATCCTCGCCTTGATCAATGGAGGACTTGGTCTGATCGGAACGGACTTGTCCACAATCTTTGGATATGTGTTTTACCCATTTGCTATCATGATCGGGATTCCGTTTGAGGATGCTTTCAAAGCAGCTTCTATTATCGGAACGAAATTATCAGTCAATGAATTTGTTGCATATCTTGACTTAAGTAAAATGATTGATGAGTTAGCTCCTAAAACAGTAGCCATTCTATCGATTACTCTTTGTAACTTTGCCAATCTGTCTTCCATCGGCCAGCTGATCGTAGGTTTAGGATCACTTGAGCCGACGAAGCGTTCCCTTGTATCAAAACTTGGATTAAAAGCGATAATAGGCGGAACATTAGCAAGTTTTATTACAGCAGTATTAGTAGGAATGTTTATGTAGGAGAGAAAAGCACCTTGCTTAAGGTGCTTTTTCTTATTTTCTTTTTCATGAAAATGACATTTATGGAAACACTGAAAGAACTACCTGGCATCGGAGTTGTTTGACATGTTTTTTAAGCAAAAGCAGACAGGGGACAGCATACTGCCTCCTTCGGTTCAAGAAGTAAGAGATAGACTGACAAACACGATGTCCAGTAATCCGGATCTGACCGCACCAGACAAGTCCCTGATTTCAATGTCGACCTTAAGATGGAAGCGAGGCTGCTTGAAGTATCTGAAGAACTGGTTTCAGACCAGCAAATTACGACGAAGGTTTTAGAAAAGGCCATCAAACACACGATCAATTCAGAAACAAAGAAATTAATAGAGATTTTAAAGGGAAAAGGATCAGATCCTGCCGGTTTCGGTATAACGTACAAGAGTACATTCGATAAAAGTGATCTTTCCAAGGAGCAATGGAGGATCCTTACCAGAAGATGACCTTAACAACTGTCATAAAAGTTTCAGTCATAAGCATAGGTGTAATGGATTAAAGAAGAATAGATCCCGCTTCTTTTTTTGATGGACAATTTCTAAATAAGCGCCTGCAGAGCGTAAATTAAATTGTATCTTAAAAAGACGGGAGGTAATCAAATGGGGATAAAAACCATCAAGATTTCT contains these protein-coding regions:
- a CDS encoding Ger(x)C family spore germination C-terminal domain-containing protein — encoded protein: MEARLLEVSEELVSDQQITTKVLEKAIKHTINSETKKLIEILKGKGSDPAGFGITYKSTFDKSDLSKEQWRILTRR
- a CDS encoding NupC/NupG family nucleoside CNT transporter — encoded protein: MTILYGILSLAGILFLGWLLSSNRKSIPWKTIGIGLLLEAALILFVMKVKAGEMILEKAAFAVQKIIDFSSEGIEFVFGGFYGEGSNITFVFAINVLAVIIFISALISALYYLRIIPFVVRIIGLSIGKLLGTTKVETFSAVGNSFLGLVEAPLLVRPYLKDLTRSELFAVMVGGTASASGAILVGYSLMGIDMKYLLISVFSVPFVSLIIAKLLEPETEVSKTNDNVAMEKTKHANVFEAIAEGAVSGVTLALNIGGLLIAFISILALINGGLGLIGTDLSTIFGYVFYPFAIMIGIPFEDAFKAASIIGTKLSVNEFVAYLDLSKMIDELAPKTVAILSITLCNFANLSSIGQLIVGLGSLEPTKRSLVSKLGLKAIIGGTLASFITAVLVGMFM